Proteins encoded within one genomic window of Gigantopelta aegis isolate Gae_Host chromosome 2, Gae_host_genome, whole genome shotgun sequence:
- the LOC121381053 gene encoding alpha-(1,3)-fucosyltransferase C-like, whose product MWIDVPNFCQESRSKQTLVIIICLGFVSSVWWMSSTVNISNVMQGFVQTTWQRSNNILATKSESFLVTVNYTDKSLFKRPPLNKGPRVRKLILLKNNPSWPWYPMAVKQLESCSANCSIVTSGNNLSAFDAVIFYAVGHKEAVPPRKTSGQVWIYFIKECPHYSADSNFNKPEWRNKINWTMTYRSDSDIRYPYGRIYKREKPRQFDFLGLARNKTKLAAWFVSNCRTPSQRERYVQEMKKTMVVNVYGDCGDTKCGVRNSDDGCKKMLSREYKFYLSFENSLCHDYITEKAFLYMGADIVPVVRGGANYSKFLPPNSFINTADFKSPKHLAEYLLYLDKNHTAYVEYFQWKNHYYSKRTRIGVCELCQKLFNATRYANLYEDVYSWWHKGTCFSPKDLDSETKSGNKKMKV is encoded by the coding sequence ctTCTGTCAAGAAAGCAGGTCCAAGCAAACTCTTGTGATTATAATTTGTCTCGGCTTCGTATCGTCCGTTTGGTGGATGTCCTCGACGGTAAATATATCAAATGTAATGCAAGGATTTGTCCAAACCACCTGGCAACGGTCCAACAATATTTTAGCCACAAAATCAGAATCTTTCCTAGTCACTGTTAACTATACTGACAAAAGTCTATTCAAACGGCCACCTTTGAACAAAGGACCAAGAGTCAGAAAACTAATTTTACTGAAAAACAACCCATCGTGGCCTTGGTACCCGATGGCGGTAAAACAACTTGAATCATGTTCAGCCAATTGCTCCATCGTAACCTCTGGCAACAACCTGAGCGCTTTTGATGCCGTTATATTCTACGCAGTGGGTCATAAAGAAGCGGTTCCACCCAGAAAGACTTCAGGCCAAGTgtggatttattttataaaagagTGTCCACACTACAGTGCGGACTCTAACTTTAACAAGCCAGAATGGAGAAACAAGATCAATTGGACCATGACGTACAGATCAGACTCTGACATCAGGTATCCGTATGGACGTATatataaaagagaaaaaccaAGACAGTTTGATTTTTTAGGATTAGCGAGAAACAAAACGAAACTGGCAGCGTGGTTTGTGAGCAACTGCAGGACGCCAAGCCAACGCGAGCGATACGTCCAGGAGATGAAGAAGACGATGGTGGTGAACGTTTACGGGGATTGTGGCGATACAAAATGTGGTGTTAGAAATAGTGATGACGGCTGTAAAAAGATGCTGTCACGGGAATACAAATTCTATCTATCATTTGAAAACAGTTTGTGTCATGACTACATTACGGAAAAGGCCTTTCTTTACATGGGGGCAGACATTGTGCCCGTGGTAAGAGGAGGTGCGAATTACAGTAAATTTTTACCTCCCAATTCGTTCATCAATACAGCGGATTTCAAGAGTCCCAAGCACCTTGCTGAATATCTTCTCTACCTGGACAAAAATCACACGGCTTATGTAGAATATTTCCAGTGGAAGAATCATTACTATTCGAAAAGAACTAGGATTGGTGTTTGTGAACTGTGCCAAAAGTTGTTCAATGCTACAAGGTACGCCAATCTTTACGAGGATGTTTATTCTTGGTGGCATAAAGGTACTTGCTTCTCTCCAAAAGATTTGGATTCAGAAACAAAATCAGGAAACAAGAAGATGAAAGtgtaa